One Xiphias gladius isolate SHS-SW01 ecotype Sanya breed wild chromosome 13, ASM1685928v1, whole genome shotgun sequence genomic window carries:
- the kynu gene encoding kynureninase isoform X3, with translation MTGQASSPPSPTAMDPLIGSTPRETLERVSASLGCSPTSAEVASYLDMHDKLRHLREKFLLPKIADLPTSDLSLVDGSKECIYLVGNSLGLQPKMARTYLEEELDKWAKMGVHGHTEGSRPWAWAENNIEELMANVVGAKAEEVALMNGLTVNLHLLMLSFYKPTAARHKILLENKAFPSDHYAVESQIRLRGFDPQQSMLLLSARPGEETLRTEDILQVIEEEGDSIAVVMFSGVQYYTGQLFNLAAITEAGHRKGCYVGFDCAHAAGNAELKLHDWGVDFACWCSYKYLNSGAGGLAGAFVHEKHKDAIQPALLGWWGHALETRFKMSNTLELQPGVSGFRLSNQPILLVCPLQASLEVFNMTSMQALRRKSLLLTGYLEYLIQHHYAEDPAQPHKPHIRIITPSDPEQRGCQLSLSFSVPIRKVFQELEKRGVTCDMREPSVLRIAPVPLYNTFSDVHRFIEMLGSALAATGSQ, from the exons ATGACTGGCCAG GCCAGCAGCCCCCCCAGTCCCACAGCAATGGACCCGCTTATCGGCTCAACTCCGAGGGAGACTCTGGAGCGAGTTTCAGCCTCGCTGGGCTGCAGTCCAACCTCTGCAGAGGTGGCTTCATACCTCGACATGCATGACAAACTGAGACATCTCAGAGAGAAGTTTCTGCTGCCCAAAATTGCAGATTTGCCCACTT CTGATCTCTCCCTGGTCGATGGCAGCAAGGAGTGCATCTACCTTGTGGGAAACTCACTGGGGCTTCAGCCCAAAATGGCCAGGACATATCTGGAAGAGGAGCTGGATAAGTGGGCTAAAAT GGGAGTTCATGGTCACACAGAGGGCTCTCGACCTTGGGCCTGGGCTGAAAACAACATAGAAGAGCTCATGGCAAATGTTGTCG GAGCTAAAGCTGAAGAAGTGGCACTGATGAACGGCCTGACAGTTAATTTACACCTTCTAATG CTTTCCTTCTACAAACCCACGGCAGCTCGGCACAAAATCCTTCTAGAAAACAAGGCCTTTCCCTCAGACCAT TATGCTGTGGAGTCTCAGATCAGGCTACGAGGGTTCGACCCCCAGCAGagcatgctgctgctgtcagccaGACCG GGAGAAGAGACTCTGAGAACAGAGGACATCCTGCAGGTCATCGAGGAGGAGGGCGACTCCATCGCCGTGGTGATGTTCAGCGGCGTTCAGTATTACACCGGCCAGCTGTTCAACTTGGCCGCCATCACGGAGGCTGGTCACAGGAAG GGCTGTTACGTGGGTTTTGACTGCGCCCACGCGGCGGGAAACGCCGAGTTAAAGCTGCACGACTGGGGCGTCGACTTCGCCTGCTGGTGCTCGTACAAG TATCTGAATTCAGGTGCCGGCGGTCTGGCCGGAGCGTTTGTCCACGAGAAACACAAAGACGCCATCCAACCAGC GCTGCTGGGATGGTGGGGACATGCCCTGGAAACGCGGTTCAAGATGAGTAACA CGTTGGAGCTGCAGCCTGGTGTGAGCGGCTTCCGACTCTCCAACCAGCCCATCTTGCTGGTCTGCCCCCTGCAGGCCAGTCTGGAG GTATTTAACATGACCAGTATGCAGGCGTTACGAAGGAAGTCCCTCCTGCTGACGGGTTACCTGGAGTATCTGATCCAGCATCACTACGCTGAAGACCCCGCCCAGCCCCACAAACCTCACATCCGCATCATCACGCCGTCTGACCCTGAGCAGCGAGGCTGCCAGCTCTCACTGTCCTTCTCTGTCCCCATCAGAAAGGTGTTCCAGGAGCTGGAGAAGAGGGGTGTCACT TGTGACATGCGGGAGCCCAGTGTACTGCGAATCGCTCCGGTGCCGCTCTACAACACCTTCAGCGACGTTCACCGCTTCATAGAAATGCTGGGATCAGCGCTCGCTGCCACCGGCAGCCAATAG
- the kynu gene encoding kynureninase isoform X1 — protein MTGQASSPPSPTAMDPLIGSTPRETLERVSASLGCSPTSAEVASYLDMHDKLRHLREKFLLPKIADLPTSDLSLVDGSKECIYLVGNSLGLQPKMARTYLEEELDKWAKMGVHGHTEGSRPWAWAENNIEELMANVVGAKAEEVALMNGLTVNLHLLMLSFYKPTAARHKILLENKAFPSDHYAVESQIRLRGFDPQQSMLLLSARPGEETLRTEDILQVIEEEGDSIAVVMFSGVQYYTGQLFNLAAITEAGHRKGCYVGFDCAHAAGNAELKLHDWGVDFACWCSYKVSRPQDLLFVVHAFNATTDSLTPRLTVSEFRCRRSGRSVCPRETQRRHPTSVSADVLSVFILTLLGWWGHALETRFKMSNTLELQPGVSGFRLSNQPILLVCPLQASLEVFNMTSMQALRRKSLLLTGYLEYLIQHHYAEDPAQPHKPHIRIITPSDPEQRGCQLSLSFSVPIRKVFQELEKRGVTCDMREPSVLRIAPVPLYNTFSDVHRFIEMLGSALAATGSQ, from the exons ATGACTGGCCAG GCCAGCAGCCCCCCCAGTCCCACAGCAATGGACCCGCTTATCGGCTCAACTCCGAGGGAGACTCTGGAGCGAGTTTCAGCCTCGCTGGGCTGCAGTCCAACCTCTGCAGAGGTGGCTTCATACCTCGACATGCATGACAAACTGAGACATCTCAGAGAGAAGTTTCTGCTGCCCAAAATTGCAGATTTGCCCACTT CTGATCTCTCCCTGGTCGATGGCAGCAAGGAGTGCATCTACCTTGTGGGAAACTCACTGGGGCTTCAGCCCAAAATGGCCAGGACATATCTGGAAGAGGAGCTGGATAAGTGGGCTAAAAT GGGAGTTCATGGTCACACAGAGGGCTCTCGACCTTGGGCCTGGGCTGAAAACAACATAGAAGAGCTCATGGCAAATGTTGTCG GAGCTAAAGCTGAAGAAGTGGCACTGATGAACGGCCTGACAGTTAATTTACACCTTCTAATG CTTTCCTTCTACAAACCCACGGCAGCTCGGCACAAAATCCTTCTAGAAAACAAGGCCTTTCCCTCAGACCAT TATGCTGTGGAGTCTCAGATCAGGCTACGAGGGTTCGACCCCCAGCAGagcatgctgctgctgtcagccaGACCG GGAGAAGAGACTCTGAGAACAGAGGACATCCTGCAGGTCATCGAGGAGGAGGGCGACTCCATCGCCGTGGTGATGTTCAGCGGCGTTCAGTATTACACCGGCCAGCTGTTCAACTTGGCCGCCATCACGGAGGCTGGTCACAGGAAG GGCTGTTACGTGGGTTTTGACTGCGCCCACGCGGCGGGAAACGCCGAGTTAAAGCTGCACGACTGGGGCGTCGACTTCGCCTGCTGGTGCTCGTACAAGGTCAGCCGACCTCAGGACCTGCTTTTTGTTGTACACGCTTTCAATGCGACGACTGACTCACTGACTCCTCGTCTCACAGTATCTGAATTCAGGTGCCGGCGGTCTGGCCGGAGCGTTTGTCCACGAGAAACACAAAGACGCCATCCAACCAGCGTGAGTGCTGACGTCCTGTCAGTGTTCATTTTGAC GCTGCTGGGATGGTGGGGACATGCCCTGGAAACGCGGTTCAAGATGAGTAACA CGTTGGAGCTGCAGCCTGGTGTGAGCGGCTTCCGACTCTCCAACCAGCCCATCTTGCTGGTCTGCCCCCTGCAGGCCAGTCTGGAG GTATTTAACATGACCAGTATGCAGGCGTTACGAAGGAAGTCCCTCCTGCTGACGGGTTACCTGGAGTATCTGATCCAGCATCACTACGCTGAAGACCCCGCCCAGCCCCACAAACCTCACATCCGCATCATCACGCCGTCTGACCCTGAGCAGCGAGGCTGCCAGCTCTCACTGTCCTTCTCTGTCCCCATCAGAAAGGTGTTCCAGGAGCTGGAGAAGAGGGGTGTCACT TGTGACATGCGGGAGCCCAGTGTACTGCGAATCGCTCCGGTGCCGCTCTACAACACCTTCAGCGACGTTCACCGCTTCATAGAAATGCTGGGATCAGCGCTCGCTGCCACCGGCAGCCAATAG
- the kynu gene encoding kynureninase isoform X2, with the protein MDPLIGSTPRETLERVSASLGCSPTSAEVASYLDMHDKLRHLREKFLLPKIADLPTSDLSLVDGSKECIYLVGNSLGLQPKMARTYLEEELDKWAKMGVHGHTEGSRPWAWAENNIEELMANVVGAKAEEVALMNGLTVNLHLLMLSFYKPTAARHKILLENKAFPSDHYAVESQIRLRGFDPQQSMLLLSARPGEETLRTEDILQVIEEEGDSIAVVMFSGVQYYTGQLFNLAAITEAGHRKGCYVGFDCAHAAGNAELKLHDWGVDFACWCSYKVSRPQDLLFVVHAFNATTDSLTPRLTVSEFRCRRSGRSVCPRETQRRHPTSVSADVLSVFILTLLGWWGHALETRFKMSNTLELQPGVSGFRLSNQPILLVCPLQASLEVFNMTSMQALRRKSLLLTGYLEYLIQHHYAEDPAQPHKPHIRIITPSDPEQRGCQLSLSFSVPIRKVFQELEKRGVTCDMREPSVLRIAPVPLYNTFSDVHRFIEMLGSALAATGSQ; encoded by the exons ATGGACCCGCTTATCGGCTCAACTCCGAGGGAGACTCTGGAGCGAGTTTCAGCCTCGCTGGGCTGCAGTCCAACCTCTGCAGAGGTGGCTTCATACCTCGACATGCATGACAAACTGAGACATCTCAGAGAGAAGTTTCTGCTGCCCAAAATTGCAGATTTGCCCACTT CTGATCTCTCCCTGGTCGATGGCAGCAAGGAGTGCATCTACCTTGTGGGAAACTCACTGGGGCTTCAGCCCAAAATGGCCAGGACATATCTGGAAGAGGAGCTGGATAAGTGGGCTAAAAT GGGAGTTCATGGTCACACAGAGGGCTCTCGACCTTGGGCCTGGGCTGAAAACAACATAGAAGAGCTCATGGCAAATGTTGTCG GAGCTAAAGCTGAAGAAGTGGCACTGATGAACGGCCTGACAGTTAATTTACACCTTCTAATG CTTTCCTTCTACAAACCCACGGCAGCTCGGCACAAAATCCTTCTAGAAAACAAGGCCTTTCCCTCAGACCAT TATGCTGTGGAGTCTCAGATCAGGCTACGAGGGTTCGACCCCCAGCAGagcatgctgctgctgtcagccaGACCG GGAGAAGAGACTCTGAGAACAGAGGACATCCTGCAGGTCATCGAGGAGGAGGGCGACTCCATCGCCGTGGTGATGTTCAGCGGCGTTCAGTATTACACCGGCCAGCTGTTCAACTTGGCCGCCATCACGGAGGCTGGTCACAGGAAG GGCTGTTACGTGGGTTTTGACTGCGCCCACGCGGCGGGAAACGCCGAGTTAAAGCTGCACGACTGGGGCGTCGACTTCGCCTGCTGGTGCTCGTACAAGGTCAGCCGACCTCAGGACCTGCTTTTTGTTGTACACGCTTTCAATGCGACGACTGACTCACTGACTCCTCGTCTCACAGTATCTGAATTCAGGTGCCGGCGGTCTGGCCGGAGCGTTTGTCCACGAGAAACACAAAGACGCCATCCAACCAGCGTGAGTGCTGACGTCCTGTCAGTGTTCATTTTGAC GCTGCTGGGATGGTGGGGACATGCCCTGGAAACGCGGTTCAAGATGAGTAACA CGTTGGAGCTGCAGCCTGGTGTGAGCGGCTTCCGACTCTCCAACCAGCCCATCTTGCTGGTCTGCCCCCTGCAGGCCAGTCTGGAG GTATTTAACATGACCAGTATGCAGGCGTTACGAAGGAAGTCCCTCCTGCTGACGGGTTACCTGGAGTATCTGATCCAGCATCACTACGCTGAAGACCCCGCCCAGCCCCACAAACCTCACATCCGCATCATCACGCCGTCTGACCCTGAGCAGCGAGGCTGCCAGCTCTCACTGTCCTTCTCTGTCCCCATCAGAAAGGTGTTCCAGGAGCTGGAGAAGAGGGGTGTCACT TGTGACATGCGGGAGCCCAGTGTACTGCGAATCGCTCCGGTGCCGCTCTACAACACCTTCAGCGACGTTCACCGCTTCATAGAAATGCTGGGATCAGCGCTCGCTGCCACCGGCAGCCAATAG